The stretch of DNA ACGGCTATACCGTCCAAATTTTGTGTTCCAGGTGATAAATTTTGCCATTGCGCCAATGGAGCAAAAGTATTGTTATCGATCTCGCCGAGTAAATTCACTTCGGCTCTGCCCGTGCCCGATAAAGCCGTTGTTACTGTATGCCACGTACCCGCAGGTCCAATTGGACCAGATGTTAAGGTGCCAAATTCGGGCAAGTGCTGCCCCGGATATCGATATACTCTGCCCCCGCGCAATTGCCCCAGCCACACCGCGTTGTTCACCCAATCGAATTGCCCGCCCAGAATATCTGTCTGAGCCTGATCGCTTTCAAATTCTTCGACGAATGCCCCGGTATGTGCATCTACCACGCGCACGCGGTGCGTCAATCCCGTGCCGTATTCGATCAGGTAGATAAACTGCCCATCGGCAATCGCGCCATCTGTAAACAGATATCCAAATCCCGTTTCTGTTGGCTGTACAGTAAATTGTCGCACGATGCGCCAGGCATTGGCAGGATCAAAAACGCGCACGGTCCACCCGCCGCGCCGTACGCCATTGACGCCTGCAGACACGTTGTAGATAAACTCGCCGTCGGAGGTAATCAACGCATGGGCATCAAATGGCAATCCGCGGAACAAATCCAGCAAGCGGTCGGGTACTTCAACGGTATCGATTCGTCCAGTGACGGGCGAAATACGCAATACAGAGCGCGCTGTTTGGTGTTCGGCGTAGATAAACCCGTCGCTGTGAAATGTCGCAGAAATGCTCTGGATAGGTGTTTCGGTCACGATCCCGTAATTTTGTCCCGCGACTGTGCCATTGAATCCCGTGCCAATGCGCGCGAACAAATCGCTGCCGGGATACAAGTCTCGTGGGGTATAGAATCGCTTTACATACAGGTATGTTCCGTCTGTACACAAAACGGCTGCGCCTGCCACGCCTTCGCTCAAGAATGAAGCTTCGGCATCATTGAATCGGATCGGCGGTGGAGACGTGGTGCGCCCCACAGTACCGCCATCCGATAACACGACATCTTCGCCTGTGCCGCGCGATAGTGCAATAGCACCGTCTTGCTGCCATACCACCTGTCGTTCGGGTACAGAGGATGTCACCACAAAATGTCGCACATCGGACCAGGGGCCCGTTGTCTGTCCATCGGATAATCGAGCGCGCCAAAAATAAGACCCCGCGCGCAAATCCGTCGGTCGCCATAAGATGATGCCCTCGGCGGTGGCCACGCTGCCCGAGCGCATTGTCGCGGTATCTCGAAAATCGCCAGATGCATTCAACTCAAATTCGCCCGTTAGATGGAACTGGTGTTCCCCAGATCGCACTCCCAATACCACCTGAGCATTTGCGACGGTCTGACTTGGCAATGGCAAGAATGGTACAGCCGATAACGCACCTAAGACATCGATTTCTACCTCTGTTCGATTATTTGTTTCATCGCCTTCTACAATCGCATTGGTGGGATCGGCTATCGCTTCTAAGATATGGCGTCCAGGGCGATTTTTGAGACGCCAGAGCACTGTCACACTATCGCGTATTCCAAAAGGCGGTAAAGCCGCCATGAATAAGGTATCAACTGTCACAGAATCCAGGTTGCGATCAATCAGGACGATATCCACGCTGCGATCGGGGGAAATGCCCCAGTTTTCCACACGCAGCGTTACCCGAACCGAGTCTCCTGTGGTCAGTTCGCCCTGTTGGTCCAACTGCAACGCTGCATCGCCAAGTACAAAATCCGGATTTTGCGGCATTGCGATTTGTTGTGCGGGGTCGCCGATCAAATTCATTCCCACCAGTCCCAGTTCGCTCGAGGGGAGAACTGCGAGTTCGCTCATTTTGCCCAGTGCGAGGCTCTGCCCAAAAGCCAGCACGCCATTTTCAAATATGTGCCGGAATAGCGCTGTGTTGAGTTGATTGTTAATGCGAATAAAAGAGAGGGAAGACGCGGATATGTATGCTATTGCGCCGCCATCGGGTTTGTTGAGCATTTCTTCGGCAAGACTAATGATGCGAGGATCCCAGTATAGTCCATTGAGACACGACATTCCGATAAACAGAGGCAGGCGTTCAGCATTTTGAATTTGACTCAGGTAATTGAATGCCCCTTGCTGAAATGTTCCGGCAAAATATTTGGACATTGATGAAGCACTGCCATGGCCCATAAAATTTACAATTAGGCGCCCTTCGTTGATCTGTCGAATAACTTCTCGGGATGAGGCATTGGGTTCGGGCGGTGTATCTGCATCGTGATATACCTTGAAATTCTCCAGGCCAATAGCGTGCGCAATTGTTGCCAGCGTATCGCTCGGCGCGATAAATTTGTACGTCCCCCCCTGTGCGTCCCAATTTGCCATTAGCGTGATGCGGTTGTGCCATTGTACTGGCGGTGTTTCGTCATAAGTGATCACTTTTTGCACGACTGTATTGGCCTGCGACGTACGTCGGACAGAGAACCGTCCCACAAATACATCCATAAACAAATTATCATCTACCCGCCCGAAAAACTCATCGGTAAATGCCAGACCGCGATTGGGAGATTGAAAGGGCATACCCGGTACAAGATTGTGACGCGCGATCCGATTTTTTCCAAATATATTGCGATAATCAAAGCTGAATTCCCCGAACAATAAGACGTACTCTGGACGTTTTTCCCAGGTGTGAAATCCGTATTGTACAAAACGGCGAATGGCCTCGGCATCGACTTGTCCAAAGGAAAACTCGTCATATACATCGGCTACATTGACCGCCAGTGTCGATAACTCCTGCCCTTGCCGATGCGCGTGCTCCTGCCGGTGTGCAGCCAAACGCTCGGCGGCATCCATAAAATCCGCACCTGCGATAATCACATAATCCGCACCAGAGAATCCGCGCAAATCATAGGGGGTATCGCGTTCTGCGATTTCGGGTGTTTTTATGGATGTTTCATCCACTGCGACAAAATCGCCGCCTTCAGCAATCTCAAATCTGATTCCCTCGTCATCCTGTACCGTGCCGACGATCTTGTTTTTGTCCAAATTCAAGACTCTAACCCGCTCGTGTTCAAGGTTGGGAATTGAGATCGCGCGGGGCGAAAGCACAATGCCCGGGTTAAAACGCAGCATACCATCTATGGCCTCAAAACGCCGCGGATAGGTAATCTCCACCCAGTTGAAATACACGTGATCGACGTAGGGATTCGATCCAAGTGGAAATGAGGGATCGCCGGGCGTTCGCAATACCACGTATGTGGTGTCTGACAATGCCGATATGGGTACTGTTCCCGTCGCGATATAGGCGTCCTGTCCGTCCCAGCGCTCTTCTGCGATGAGCGGTCCATCCTGAATTTGTACGATAGCGTAGTGATCGGGGTTTATGTTCTGATTCAATGTCAGCGAATGCATGCCCAGACGAATTTGCGCGTTGCTACTTGTTCCACTCGCCAGTCCCGGTAAGGGCACGGGCATTACGACATCTGTGGGCATATCGCCCGGGCGAGACGGAGATGCGGTGCGCTTCCAGAACCAGTGATCGCGGTTGGCATTTCGCGCATGTCCCAGGGCTTCGTAGATCGAATCGATTTCAACGTGTTTGCGCGACCAAAAATGCGTCAAGACCTCGTTAGTAGATATACCTTCAGCGTGTGTATATCGCGAGCCAGATTCTCGACCAATACGCAGGAAATAGACGCGCTCTTTGCCGTAATCACTTTCAAAATCTCGATCTGGCGCGCGCCGATATGCGCCCCAAAACAGCACGCCATCGCCCGCATCTAATACGCCGTCTTCGCCGTCTTCTATGAGTAGTGGAATTTCTTTTCCGTCTAAAAATATCTGCAACCTATCCAAATCTCCCGGTGCCAATACAATGTCGGATTCGGAAAACCAGCGCGCATCCAATCGGTAGAGACCGTCTTCAAAAATTCTGATTTTGTAATACGTGGCCGCAGGATCGTACCAATCCAGTACGCGCTTTGTCGCGCGGATGCGCCGCCCGCGCCACGCGCGCGCCTGTTCGGGATTGAGCAATCCCTTTTGATAGATGGGCTCAAAATCGTCAGTGTCTCTCAAAAGCCGAATAGGGGCGCGCGTTTCATCCGCGACAAATAACACGCGCACGCGCAACTCTCGTGCGATCCGAAGTCTGCGCTGGACGGGGTCATACTGCACGGGACGCAAAGACAGAATCGCGATTTGTTGGTCGCGCAAGATGCCCGTGTGTGCTACAACAGCTTCTGTACCGGGATAAAACTCCGGCGTGTCGTAAATTGTCTCGTCCTTCAGGTAAATCGATCTCGAAAACGGATGTTGTTCGGAGCCCAGCAACTGCATCTGTGGCACTGGCATCAGATCCAGGCCCTCGATTTCCTCATAGTTTGCATCGAGCACTTGAACGACTGCACGAGAGCCATAAGGCATGCCCAGTGTTGCACCGCGCACAGGTACAGCAGGTGCCCCCGGCTGGTACAACCACATCCATCCCGGTACGTCTATGCGATCATAAGGGGATTCTGAGGTGACGACTAAATCGGACGCATCCACCACAACTTCTACCCAATTTTCACCCGTTGCCACCACGCGCACGTTTCCCGCGTGTGCGATGCTCGTTGCGATTAGCAAAGCGATTGCGGGGATGCTATGCCAGAAAGTTTTCATGATCGCACCTTTTTTACGGCCACAATTTCTCAAATTTACCTTTGTTGTAAATTACTACGCGATCCTCTGGTTGCATATTCAACGCGACTGAGAGAGAATCGGTTGCGTGTACCGTTATATGCCCCCAGATTTGGTCAATTTCAAAAGGCGGTGTTTGTCCCCGTCCCTTGCTGTGAAACGAAAAGAAGCCGCCTTTTGCAACCGCCAGATCAAACCCCGTATTTGTCCTGTGAATGCGATACGCAAAATCACCTGTCAGCCAGACGTGATTTACCATTGTAATTTCGGCTTGCAATAGTTGAGATGACCGCATGACAAGTGCATTTTTGAGCGCATAAGCAAATAGCGGTTTGCCACTGAACGCACCGGAAGGTGTCCACGCCGACGGCACGTTGCAGACGAATAATGTGCCTGTGGTTGCCCGCGCATGGGGCATCAGTTTGGCAATCGCATTTTCACTTATTTGCGAAGCTTCGCGCCAGAAAAAGCCCTCGCGCCCGATCACCACTCCGTAATACAGGATTAGAACAGCAAAGAGGGAGCAGAGAATTGGCTGTTTTTTATTTAGCCAGATAGTAGAGATACCCAGACAAAAGAAGGCGGAGGGCAAATACAGATACCAGTTGTGCAAATGCCCCAATGCCGGGGCGAGGGTTGCGCAGAGGAGGAAGATCAGGAGCAGGGCGAATGGGCGACAAAATTTGCGCAGGATGCCGCGACCATGTTGAAAAATAAAAATTCCACCACTTACGACCACCAATGCAATGCCCAGCCACCAGATATCACTCATCCCAAATTTTGCTACTGCTTTCACGCCGTCGCGCGCCCAATCTATAATTGATACGCGGGGTGTCCCTCCCAATACGCTGCCCAGCACGAGCCATCGGACGCCAAAATACGCGAGCAATACGATACAGACAACAGCCAATCCGCGTCGCGCCTGTGCTGTTTTCCACGCTTTGCGATACGCGACCAGTGCCGCGAGTGCGATAGGCAGGGAAACTGCCATTTCTTTGGATAAAAAAGCGAGCGCACTGCAAGCGGCAAGTCCCAATAACGCGCCGGTAGAACCGCGCTCCATATATTCTAAAAATAAAATCAGTGAACCTAAATAGAATAACGCACACAAGAGATCTGTTCGCCCGACGATCCAGAAAACAGAATCGGTGTGAATGGGCAGAACAAAAAACAAAAGCGCGGTGCCCCAGGCCACTGCGGAGTCTGAGGAAAGGCATCGCGCGAATAAAAAAATGAGATACGCACATCCCGCGTGAATCGCGATATTGTGGATGTGATAAATAGCGGGCGCGTAACCGCCGATTAAATAGTCCAGATAGAACGATAAAACGACCATTGGGCGATAATATCCACCTTGCCCGACCAGTCCCTCCCATCCCGTTGTGAAAGCGAAGACAACGCCTTTAGAAGCCAATTTGAGATGGCCCCAATCATCGTCTAATAATGAGACGCCCGAAGCAATCCAGGCCAGTATTGCAAAGGCCGCGACGGTGCATAATTTCAAAAATGTGAGACCTTTTGGCATAGGTAAAAAATTGGCTCAGGTCTTTCACGAGTTAGATGTCAGTTGTGCTCTGCATTTGGACGACCACATACCAATCGCGTCCAAAATCTCGTATTTCGTAGCCTCCGGCAAATCCGCTTGCAATCAGTGCGTTTTCAACCTCTCGTTTGCTGTATAACCACAGCGGGCATCTTCGCAGGCGGTATCGGATATGCCGCTGCCACGCCAAAAAACCGCCCGCTTTTGGAAAGCTCGCGTAAAACTCGCCCGTCACTTCTGTACCCAATTTTTTTAAGACCGGTACGGGATCTTCGATATAATCAAAAAATCCCATCAAACACGCCGCGTCAAATATCCGGTCAAAATGAACAGACAGATAATCGTCCAGAACGAGGTCTGCACTTACATTGAGCGCGTCGATATTGTCCCGTGCGATTTTTAGCATTTCTTCGGCGATATCTACCCCCACGACTTCTTTTTTCTGAAGTGCAAACGCAGCCGTGTATCGTCCCGGGCCACATCCGATGTCTAAGACAGAATGAATCGCCCGTTTTTTTGTTTGTCGAAGCGTTTCCTCAAAACGCCGCACCATCACCTGCCGAAATGTGCGATCTACCCATCTGCCGAGCGCGCTTCGATGTCCTGTATGCCCGTAGATCGCATCGAAATTTTTGGCATAAATATCAAAAAACTGCCCCACAGCCCGCGTTGATGAACTGCTGCCGGAATCGTATCCCATTTTGCGCGATTTCATCTTTTGAGCCTTTGTCGATAAATTGCATCCAATTTTTGCACCATAACGCGATGATCCCATCGCGCAATCGCGTGCTGGTATGCGCGTTCTCCAAATGTGTGACACATCTGAGAATTTCCGATCAATTTTTCCAAATACCTTGCCATCGATTTGATATCGCCTTGTGGTACGACAAAACCCGAGTGACCATGTGTTATAATTTCCCGTATGCCTTCGACTTCGAACGATACTGTAGGCACCCGCGCGAGGGATGCTTCCACAGCAACGCCGGACAAGCCCTCGCGCAAAGAGGATAGGACATGTACAGAGGCAATCGCATACGCAGGTGTAATATCCTGGAAAAATCCCGCGAAAATGACACGGTCCGCGATGCCTAAGTCGGTGCAAAGCCGCTCGCACGCTGCGCGCTCGGGTCCTTCTCCTACCAATAATAATCTGGCTCCGGGACATTGCAATCTGGCAAATGCCTCAATGGTATAATGTTGTGCTTTGGCGGATGAAAAACGGCCGATATTGACCAGGACGGGCGCGTCGTCAGGTATGCCTGTGTTGCGCCGAAATGCGTCTTTTTTTACGTTGTTCAAGCGTCTTTCAAATTCTGTAACATCGATGCCGCTATAAACGATCTGATGGGGAATGCTGCAGCCGATATTTTCCCGATGGTAGTGCCGAATTGTATCTCGACCAACGGCTATGATCAAATCGCAAGCCCATATCGTCATTTTTTCGAGCGCGATGTAGAATTGTCGTTTGATGCGGTTGACTGGATCGTTAAAAACAACACCGTGAAGTCCGTAGATGATATGCTTGCAGCCGACCAGTCGCGCGGCGAGGCGCCCGAGCAAACTCGCTTTGCTTTCATGGGTGTGAACCAGATCAAATCGCTCGCGGCGAATCAATCGCATGAACCACAATAGCGCGCGAAAATCGCGCCAGGGTCTGATTTCCCGGTCTAAATATGGACATATATGCGCGGCAACCCCGTCTATTTTTAACAAATCGTCTCGCTCGATTTGCCGTCCAACGGCGAGGTGTATCTCGTAATCCTTTCGCATGTCCTTCATCGAAAGATACACATTTCGGTCTGCGCCACCGCCGGGTGCAAGCCAGGTCATGGTGTGGAGTATTTTGGGACGTCGATTCATAACAAAAATTGGCGCTTACACCTCCCAATGGGCAATGCAAACGCCGTTTGTAAAAAAGAGTAAAGCGGGCATCACGATTCGTAGTATTCAATAATGCGCCGCAATGTGGTATCCAAACTGATTTTGGGATTGTAACCCGTTAATTTTTTGATCTTGGTCAAATCGGGAACGCGATAATTGAGGTCTTCGTAAGAACCCTTTGCAAATGCCTTATCATAAGGGACAAATTCAATGGGTGAATCGCTTTCCGTCAGCACTTTGATTTTTTCAGCGAGGCCCTTGATACAAATCTCATTGGTCTCGTGGTTGCCGCCCAAATTGAAAATTTCGCCCGGCGTTTGGTCGTGTTCCATCAATGCTGTCAATCCATCTAAGGCATCTTCTATATCGGTAAAACACCGCCGTTGCTCGCCGTCGTTATATACCGTAATGGGATGTCCCAACAATGCCTGCTTGATGAATCGGGGCACCACCATGCCGTATTCTGGACTTTGCCGGGGACCAATTACATTGAAGAAGCGGACCATGATCACGGGTAATTTTTTTTCTCTCCAATAAGCCAATCCCAGCATTTCACCGACAGCTTTGGAGGTTGAATAATTCCATCGCGCAACGGTTGTTGGTCCCAACAAGCGATCATCGTCTTCACTAAATGTCGCTTTGCCGTTTTTCTTGCCAGCAACCTCTGAGGTCGAAGCCAAAAGTACTCGTTTCTTCTTTTTGTTTGCCAATTCCAACAGGAGTTCAGTGCCCCGTATATTCGTGGTCAAAGACTGCAATGGGTGGTTGATGACGTAATTCACACCAACAGCCGCCGCGAGATGATAAATGACATCACTCCAATCGACTAAGGGTCTGAGTGTCTCTGGGTCGAGCACTGTGCCCACTTTCATTTGAAACCGCGGATTCCCTTCGAGGTGCCGCACATTGTCCAGATCTCCAGTTGAAAGATCGTCTAAAACATAAACTTCGTGGTCTTGTTTCAAAAGCCGTTCGGCCAGATGCGAGCCAATAAAACCCGCACCGCCCGTAACCAAAAACCTCATGTATTTATTCCTTTCCCATTGCCGAGCGGGACATATCTTCCAACAAATATTAATCCCCACTCTTTATACATCCCAGGACACAGTATCCCACCCAAAAACATCTAAATATAAGGTCTCGAATGATTAAAGGCAATTAGAAACCTTAAGTGAAACACACCTCTTGCAGATGGGGGCTTATGACCTCATCCGTCTTTTCTCATTTGCATTGCAATTTCGCGTAGCGGACAAAAAGAGAAATCGGTCAATAATCGCCTCAATCGAGGCTCTGTTGCTTTCAAATTGGCGTAGTGCGTCAAACGCGCCTTCCAGTAAAATGCGACCCGTGGATGATCGGGGTCGAGTTCCCAGGGGTGTAGATAAAAGATCACAGCTCGCCGCTGTTTGGCCACAGCCCGCATATTTGCACGGCTCACAAAATATGGAAACAGCCTGAAATACGCGCCTCCGGTTACGGGCAATCGCATTTTTCCCACCTGGCGCACAGATATTGGCATTTCGCAAATTGGCCCAGAAGCGGTTTTTACAATACGCGGTGCCAAATCAAAATCGGGAATCCCATAGCGCCAGTTATGTACTGGAAAAATACTCGAATCGCACTGAAAACCGAGTTCTGCCAAAATATCCAGAGCCCATAATGATCGCGCTGTAATGGAGAAGTAGGCCGCGCGATAGGCGGTTACGGGTTGCGCGGTTACATCTGAGATCGCAGCAGAAGCCCGCTGTGTTTCTTCTCGAAATCGCTCGGGCGTCATTTCATAGACCAGATCGTGAGACCATCCATGGCATCCCAATTCGTGACCTTCGCGGGCTATACGGCGTATTAAGTCGGGATAATGCTGTGCTACTGGTCCCAGGATAAAGAATGTGCCGCGAACATCGTATTCTCCCATTATATCGAGTAAGTGATGGCAACTTCTCTCAAGGCGTGGCTCGCTTTGCGCGGACATCTGATTGGAGATTGGTATGCCCTGATACCAATCTTCGACATCTACTGTGAAAGCGTGTCGCATTGGTGTGTGCTCCGCTGCAGAAGAGCCAGCAATTGTTCGCTGCTTTTTTCGAGTGCGTAATGCGCGATTACACGGGCGCGGCCAGCAGCTCCCATGCGATTGCGCAGGGTATTATTTTCGATTAATGTACCCAAAAATTCGATCCACTCGGCGTCTGTCTCAGCCAAAAATCCAGTTTCTCCATGGGCGACGATTTCGCGGTTGATTTCGACTGGACTGGCCACTACGGGCAATCCGCAGGCCATGTATTGCAGCAATTTGTAACCCCCTTTGCCCCGCGTAAAAGGATCGTCGGGCAGGGGCATCAAGCCAATGTCAAATGTTTGCAAATAACCAACTTCGGTTTCCAGCGTCCAGTCCATGCACACAATTTGCAGATCGGATACATCAAAGTTACCTGCGCCAATCAAACGCAATTCCAAATTGGGATATTGCCGCGCGAGGGCGGCCAATGGGTCTCGAATCATGTCCAGATACCGCGTTGTGCACTGGCTCCCAATCCATCCCAGTGCGATTTTCTCATCCTCTGTTTTTTTTTCAGGGATATAACGCGCAGTATCAATAGGTCCCGTGATTTGTGAAACACGAGGACAATAACGGGCTGCAAATTCAGCGGTGTAGGCATTTTCTACTATCGCGCAGTGTGCTGTTTGCAGCATTGCGGGTACGCCCATTGCGCGCCGTTGGGTTCGCAACCGATTGATCCATCCCGTGTTGGGGTTTTCGAGTGTAAAGATAGCGTCGTCAAAATCAAAAAATATTTTGTGTTTGTACCGGCGCAACAGGCGCGGTATGGGAAAGGAAAATAACGCTTTTTGTATTAGGATGGCGTCGTATTGTGGTGCTGTAAAAATGCAAGTCCATCCCGTCCATAAGGCGCGAAAATAAGACAGCACATAGTACAGGATACGCGAGAAAATGCCTCTGGTATTGCGTTTGATCAGGTCATCGGGAGTCACGACTTTGACATCACATGTGATGCCCGCTCTACGCAATAGGGGCAGATAATCGAAAACCCGCGTGCGGCTGCTGGCAGCTAAGGGGCCATACCGCGCGATAAATAAAATTTTCATATCCAGCCGTGTTGCGTTGTCACGGGCGAGCCAGAGCGCTGGTTGAACCAGCCCGGTCCGCTTTCCAATGCGACTTCTCGACCGGTGATGGCAGATTGTTCGGCGGCGAACAGGATTTCCATAATGTGACGCGCCCATTCCCCGTGGGTGGGTGGTTCAATGTCCAGAGCGATGGCTTCGGCAAAGGCTTTCCACTCGTTGTGCATGGTCGAGGGCGGCTCGTCGAAGGGGACGTTTTCCCACTGATTGTTTTTTCCGACTTTGACGTATTTTCCGCCGTGTTCGGAAAAGCGCAGTGTGCCATTTGCACAGATGACATGACATTCGTGGTCGGGCGCACCATCTGCAAATCCAACGGCTACGGCAATGCCTGCCAGGCCGTTTTTATAGCGGACGAAGGCCGTGGCAGAGTCATCTGCAGCCTGGTAGTGGGCGCGGGTTCCAATAGAGGCTGAAACGGATACTGCCTGTGAGCCGATCATCCAGGTGAGGCGATCTACTACGTGTACGCCATTGGTCAACCACATGCCCCCGCCGTGGTAGCGGCTGCGGTACTGTGGACGGCGACCGGCGTAGCTCCAGTTTTTGGACATGTAACACACGGCGGTGAT from Gemmatimonadota bacterium encodes:
- a CDS encoding Gfo/Idh/MocA family oxidoreductase, which encodes MDNLKVGIIGLGGIARSHCDAIETLDNVEIVAVADLIEENRREYMGKYDIPKSYPSHTDLLKDPEIDAVAITLGHQLHHRLTVDACNAGKHVLVEKPMAISLEQCDNMVAAAADNGVKLMVGLTQHYYGTSIKAKEILNSGALGPIITAVCYMSKNWSYAGRRPQYRSRYHGGGMWLTNGVHVVDRLTWMIGSQAVSVSASIGTRAHYQAADDSATAFVRYKNGLAGIAVAVGFADGAPDHECHVICANGTLRFSEHGGKYVKVGKNNQWENVPFDEPPSTMHNEWKAFAEAIALDIEPPTHGEWARHIMEILFAAEQSAITGREVALESGPGWFNQRSGSPVTTQHGWI
- a CDS encoding glycosyltransferase family 4 protein, yielding MKILFIARYGPLAASSRTRVFDYLPLLRRAGITCDVKVVTPDDLIKRNTRGIFSRILYYVLSYFRALWTGWTCIFTAPQYDAILIQKALFSFPIPRLLRRYKHKIFFDFDDAIFTLENPNTGWINRLRTQRRAMGVPAMLQTAHCAIVENAYTAEFAARYCPRVSQITGPIDTARYIPEKKTEDEKIALGWIGSQCTTRYLDMIRDPLAALARQYPNLELRLIGAGNFDVSDLQIVCMDWTLETEVGYLQTFDIGLMPLPDDPFTRGKGGYKLLQYMACGLPVVASPVEINREIVAHGETGFLAETDAEWIEFLGTLIENNTLRNRMGAAGRARVIAHYALEKSSEQLLALLQRSTHQCDTLSQ